In Xyrauchen texanus isolate HMW12.3.18 chromosome 14, RBS_HiC_50CHRs, whole genome shotgun sequence, the following are encoded in one genomic region:
- the si:ch211-214p13.7 gene encoding uncharacterized protein si:ch211-214p13.7, whose protein sequence is MGNSFCKRSILRKKKPQEGDIGNQNDTARNTETSHTEDILYASINHSNVKEEKPLRDFEDNDCDYAVVKIPGALTNPTKHKDTDDCSDDYVLMG, encoded by the exons ATGGGAAATTCCTTTTGCAAGCGAAG TATTCTCAGAAAAAAGAAACCTCAAGAAGGAG ATATTGGTAATCAGAATGACACAGCCAGAAATACAGAG ACATCACATACAGAAGACATCCTCTATGCCTCCATTAACCACAGTAATGTCAAAGAAGAAAAGCCTTTGAGAGACTTTGAGGATAATGATTGTGATTATGCTGTTGTAAAGATTCCTGGTGCATTGACAAACCCGACCAAACACAAAGACACTGACGACTGTTCAGATGATTATGTGCTCATGGGCTGA
- the si:ch211-214p13.9 gene encoding uncharacterized protein si:ch211-214p13.9 isoform X1 has protein sequence MTNNRTLKMVVLLSIFVARSHTRGEDQNISLTQQHQAVENELTVFKAETFMEGSNVTLKCGDAKVKWNELIFITWNLSMQGRKCFVGMLSKPESNCNDGKMILNSSNRIDLFIPKISKGDEGSYSCDISYSAGTYAETVNVSVGVPNLDSQLEFKNVLSDHKLPWGNIAIAVGSVCFIIVSLALVYVLRRKLNNLSALKILCCKSKISSPAEDKPTQAPDVEEVEPYASYIQRVNSIYNSSAELFNA, from the exons ATGACGAACAATAGGACATTGAAAATGGTCGTCCTCCTGAGCATCTTTGTGGCAAGAAGTCATACTAGAG GAGAAGATCAAAACATCAGCTTAACACAACAACATCAAGCTGTGGAAAATGAATTGACAG TTTTCAAAGCTGAGACATTTATGGAGGGCAGCAATGTCACTTTAAAATGTGGAGATGCTAAAGTCAAATGGAACGAGCTAATTTTCATCACCTGGAATCTTAGCATGCAAGGCAGAAAGTGTTTCGTCGGCATGTTATCTAAGCCGGAATCCAATTGCAATGATGGAAAGATGATACTCAACTCCTCAAATAGAATTGACTTATTCATTCCCAAAATTTCAAAGGGCGATGAAGGATCTTACTCGTGTGATATATCATATAGCGCAGGAACGTATGCTGAAACAgtcaatgtgtctgttggag TTCCCAACCTTGACAGCCAGCTGGAGTTCAAAAATG tgctttcagatcacaaacTTCCATGGGGAAATATTGCCATAGCAGTCGGTTCTGTGTGTTTTATTATTGTATCTCTGGCTTTGGTGTATGTACTACGTAGGAAGCTTAATAATCTAAG TGCATTGAAAATACTTTGCTGCAAATCCAAAATCTCATCACCCGCTGAAGACAAACCAACACAG GCCCCTGATGTTGAAGAGGTGGAACCCTATGCAAGTTATATACAGCGAGTCAACTCCATCTACAATTCCTCAGCTGAACTCTTTAATGCATAA
- the si:ch211-214p13.9 gene encoding uncharacterized protein si:ch211-214p13.9 isoform X2, translating to MTNNRTLKMVVLLSIFVARSHTRVFKAETFMEGSNVTLKCGDAKVKWNELIFITWNLSMQGRKCFVGMLSKPESNCNDGKMILNSSNRIDLFIPKISKGDEGSYSCDISYSAGTYAETVNVSVGVPNLDSQLEFKNVLSDHKLPWGNIAIAVGSVCFIIVSLALVYVLRRKLNNLSALKILCCKSKISSPAEDKPTQAPDVEEVEPYASYIQRVNSIYNSSAELFNA from the exons ATGACGAACAATAGGACATTGAAAATGGTCGTCCTCCTGAGCATCTTTGTGGCAAGAAGTCATACTAGAG TTTTCAAAGCTGAGACATTTATGGAGGGCAGCAATGTCACTTTAAAATGTGGAGATGCTAAAGTCAAATGGAACGAGCTAATTTTCATCACCTGGAATCTTAGCATGCAAGGCAGAAAGTGTTTCGTCGGCATGTTATCTAAGCCGGAATCCAATTGCAATGATGGAAAGATGATACTCAACTCCTCAAATAGAATTGACTTATTCATTCCCAAAATTTCAAAGGGCGATGAAGGATCTTACTCGTGTGATATATCATATAGCGCAGGAACGTATGCTGAAACAgtcaatgtgtctgttggag TTCCCAACCTTGACAGCCAGCTGGAGTTCAAAAATG tgctttcagatcacaaacTTCCATGGGGAAATATTGCCATAGCAGTCGGTTCTGTGTGTTTTATTATTGTATCTCTGGCTTTGGTGTATGTACTACGTAGGAAGCTTAATAATCTAAG TGCATTGAAAATACTTTGCTGCAAATCCAAAATCTCATCACCCGCTGAAGACAAACCAACACAG GCCCCTGATGTTGAAGAGGTGGAACCCTATGCAAGTTATATACAGCGAGTCAACTCCATCTACAATTCCTCAGCTGAACTCTTTAATGCATAA